In Serratia sp. FDAARGOS_506, a genomic segment contains:
- a CDS encoding BrnA antitoxin family protein yields the protein MKRKNSAKNLAHSVLPPLTEEQKAQIASLSALPDEDIDYADAPALGEEKWQTAVQGRFYKPMKVSKTIRIDADVLAWLQRPGKGYQKRLNAVLREAMLKEHEHEE from the coding sequence ATGAAGCGCAAAAATTCAGCCAAAAATCTGGCACATAGCGTACTCCCTCCGTTGACGGAGGAGCAGAAAGCGCAAATTGCTTCGTTGAGCGCGCTGCCGGATGAGGATATCGATTATGCCGATGCCCCGGCCCTGGGTGAGGAAAAGTGGCAGACTGCGGTGCAGGGGCGTTTTTATAAACCGATGAAAGTATCGAAAACCATCCGAATCGATGCGGATGTATTGGCCTGGCTTCAGCGGCCAGGCAAGGGTTATCAGAAACGCCTGAACGCCGTGTTGCGTGAGGCGATGTTGAAAGAGCATGAGCACGAGGAATAA
- a CDS encoding GNAT family N-acetyltransferase → MSAPVLLQRQQLDRLWDIDRSEIIDTLYRLQDGKLQSYPDYYDVRGWDPHDRDTYTPIHEACFDRGGTFFARFEGEEIVAAAALDTEPRGPQGDLRQLLFFYVSAHKRGQGLGKQLFQLCLRQATQEGATGLYVSSIPNKSTVDFYLAQGCRLIEHPDTELFAREPEDIHLVCPCR, encoded by the coding sequence ATGAGCGCCCCTGTTCTGCTGCAACGGCAGCAACTCGACCGGCTATGGGATATCGACCGCAGTGAAATCATCGACACCCTGTATCGCTTGCAGGACGGCAAGCTGCAATCCTATCCGGACTACTACGACGTGCGCGGCTGGGATCCGCACGATCGGGACACCTATACGCCGATCCACGAAGCCTGCTTCGATCGCGGCGGCACGTTCTTCGCGCGGTTCGAAGGCGAGGAGATCGTCGCTGCGGCGGCGCTGGACACTGAACCACGCGGCCCACAAGGGGATCTGCGTCAGCTGCTGTTCTTTTACGTCAGCGCGCACAAACGCGGCCAGGGATTGGGCAAGCAGCTGTTTCAACTCTGCCTGCGTCAGGCGACGCAAGAAGGCGCCACCGGGCTGTACGTTTCCTCCATCCCCAACAAAAGCACCGTAGACTTCTATCTGGCGCAGGGTTGCCGGCTCATCGAGCACCCGGATACCGAGCTGTTCGCCCGCGAGCCGGAGGATATTCATCTGGTCTGTCCTTGCCGCTAG
- a CDS encoding ATP-binding protein, producing the protein MIGFKSFFMRTIIFQVLAILLLWGILVAWVKYWYYPDMEKYFDNQQRIVAVGIANILDETGTDNIDYRGIIKTIEGMYIDSINNGMQDQIDYHPLFVVYDRDNRVLYSSQTQGEPLRLPPSVLSGSVNYAGANWHLAGSWSEKRQYRVIVGESFNDRTTLFGNPAESTAVPLLGILAAIIITLLFTAYFSLRPLRQIARTISDRQPGNLSPINVSEQYQEIRPVVVEVNKLMARIDAANQREKRFMADAAHELRTPIAAVLAQLHLLTQVSEQQERREIIGDMQQGLDRAASLSRQLINLAKLEAEDFPLKIEVVDIYAEIGKCIAQHVPYALEKDVELSLDGSEDVVINTDRHALIAIFTNLLDNALKYAPPGSRIEANIRSLAPLGCYITLRDNGPGVSEEHLPRLFERFYRVPGTQQTGSGLGLAIARNLADKIGAQLRVTEGLDDRGIGFIIDLPESYRPQTESEQRP; encoded by the coding sequence ATGATCGGTTTCAAATCCTTCTTTATGCGCACCATTATTTTCCAAGTCCTGGCCATTTTATTATTGTGGGGGATCCTCGTCGCCTGGGTGAAATATTGGTATTACCCCGACATGGAAAAATATTTCGATAACCAGCAACGCATCGTCGCCGTGGGTATCGCCAATATTCTCGATGAAACCGGCACCGACAATATCGATTACCGCGGCATCATCAAGACCATTGAAGGCATGTACATTGATTCCATCAATAACGGCATGCAGGATCAAATCGATTACCACCCGCTGTTCGTGGTTTACGATCGGGATAACCGGGTGCTTTACAGTTCGCAGACGCAGGGAGAACCGCTGCGCCTGCCGCCTTCGGTGCTGTCCGGATCCGTCAATTACGCCGGCGCCAACTGGCATCTCGCCGGTAGCTGGAGCGAAAAACGGCAGTATCGGGTGATCGTCGGCGAGTCGTTCAACGATCGCACCACGCTGTTCGGCAACCCGGCGGAGAGCACCGCCGTGCCGCTGCTGGGCATTCTGGCGGCGATCATCATCACCTTGCTGTTTACCGCCTATTTCAGCCTGAGGCCACTGCGCCAGATCGCCCGCACCATCTCCGATCGCCAACCGGGAAACCTGTCGCCGATCAACGTCAGCGAGCAATATCAGGAAATCCGGCCGGTGGTGGTGGAGGTCAACAAGCTGATGGCGCGCATAGACGCCGCCAATCAGCGCGAAAAACGCTTTATGGCCGATGCGGCGCACGAACTGCGCACGCCGATCGCCGCCGTGTTGGCGCAGCTGCATCTGCTGACCCAGGTCTCGGAGCAGCAGGAGCGCCGGGAGATCATCGGCGACATGCAGCAGGGGCTGGATCGCGCGGCGTCACTGTCGCGCCAGCTGATCAACCTGGCCAAGCTGGAGGCGGAAGATTTCCCGCTGAAAATCGAGGTGGTGGACATCTACGCCGAAATTGGCAAATGCATCGCACAGCACGTCCCCTATGCGCTGGAAAAGGATGTGGAACTTTCACTCGACGGCAGCGAGGACGTGGTGATAAACACCGATCGCCATGCGCTGATCGCCATCTTCACCAACCTGCTGGACAACGCGCTCAAGTACGCGCCGCCCGGCAGCCGCATCGAAGCCAATATCCGTTCGCTGGCGCCGCTCGGCTGCTATATTACATTGCGCGACAACGGCCCCGGAGTGAGCGAAGAGCACCTTCCGCGCCTGTTTGAACGCTTTTACCGCGTGCCCGGCACGCAGCAGACCGGCAGCGGGCTGGGATTGGCCATCGCCCGGAACCTGGCCGACAAAATCGGCGCGCAGCTGCGCGTCACCGAAGGCCTCGACGATCGCGGCATCGGTTTTATTATCGATTTGCCGGAAAGTTACCGGCCACAGACTGAGAGTGAACAACGACCATGA
- a CDS encoding zinc-binding alcohol dehydrogenase family protein, with protein MQAAIVTALGQAPVFGAFEEPQVQANEVLIDVLAAGIKQLDRATVAGTHYSSPKQLPIVPGTDGVGRTADGKRVYFASFRRPYGAMAERSVASWTVPVPEAVDDATAAALINPAFAAWLPLRWRADLQPGETVLIIGATGTSGKLAVAAARQAGAGRIVAAGRRLSVLEALGVDATVDLNLQGEALTQAFAAAAGPGGYQVIVDYIWGPATEALLATLNNHDLSSYAGGRGIRLVNVGSMAAPDIRLPAAVLRSNQLQILGSGTGNFPPIPEMQRYATEILALAATGALTIETQEHALAEIAEVWDLNKKSDVRSVIRIAR; from the coding sequence ATGCAAGCGGCAATCGTAACAGCGCTGGGGCAAGCCCCGGTTTTCGGCGCCTTTGAGGAGCCCCAGGTGCAGGCGAATGAAGTATTGATCGACGTTCTGGCGGCCGGCATCAAACAGCTGGACCGCGCCACCGTCGCCGGCACCCATTACTCCAGCCCGAAGCAGTTGCCAATCGTGCCCGGCACCGACGGCGTGGGCCGTACTGCGGACGGGAAACGCGTCTATTTCGCCTCCTTCCGCCGCCCTTACGGCGCGATGGCTGAGCGCAGCGTTGCGTCATGGACGGTGCCGGTGCCGGAGGCGGTGGACGACGCGACGGCGGCGGCGCTGATCAATCCGGCCTTCGCCGCCTGGCTGCCGTTGCGCTGGCGGGCGGATCTGCAGCCCGGCGAAACGGTGCTGATCATCGGCGCTACCGGCACCTCGGGCAAACTGGCGGTCGCGGCGGCGCGTCAGGCGGGAGCCGGGCGCATCGTTGCCGCCGGCCGTCGGCTGAGCGTGCTGGAGGCGTTGGGTGTGGATGCCACAGTGGATCTGAACCTGCAGGGCGAGGCGCTGACGCAGGCCTTCGCGGCGGCGGCGGGGCCGGGGGGTTATCAGGTGATCGTCGATTACATCTGGGGCCCGGCGACCGAAGCGCTGCTCGCGACGCTCAATAATCACGATCTCTCGTCTTACGCCGGTGGGCGCGGCATTCGCCTGGTCAACGTCGGCTCAATGGCCGCGCCGGACATCCGGCTGCCGGCGGCGGTATTGCGCAGCAATCAGCTGCAGATCCTCGGCAGCGGCACCGGCAACTTCCCGCCGATCCCGGAGATGCAGCGCTACGCGACCGAAATTCTGGCGCTGGCGGCGACGGGTGCGCTCACTATCGAGACGCAGGAGCACGCGCTGGCGGAGATTGCCGAGGTGTGGGATCTGAACAAGAAAAGCGACGTACGTTCGGTGATACGCATCGCCCGCTAG
- a CDS encoding SDR family oxidoreductase, with translation MTKVALVTGASRGIGRATALLLARQGYAVGVNYLRDEGAARQAVAEIEALGGKALALQADVADEAQVMAMFAALDAGLGTLSALVNNAGILFQQANIEQLTAERINQVLSTNVTGYFLCCREAVKRMALRHGGQGGAIVNVSSAASRLGAAGEYVDYAASKGAVDTLTIGLSREVAAQGIRVNGVRPGFIYTEMHASGGEPGRVDRVKDSLPMQRGGQPQEVAEAIAWLLSDAASYVTGTFIEAAGGR, from the coding sequence ATGACGAAAGTGGCATTGGTTACAGGCGCAAGCCGGGGAATTGGTCGTGCGACCGCTCTGCTGCTGGCCCGACAGGGTTATGCGGTAGGGGTGAATTACCTGCGTGATGAAGGCGCGGCGCGGCAGGCGGTGGCGGAGATTGAGGCGTTGGGCGGCAAAGCGCTGGCGTTGCAGGCCGACGTGGCCGACGAAGCGCAGGTGATGGCGATGTTCGCCGCGCTGGACGCCGGGCTCGGCACGCTCAGTGCGCTGGTCAACAATGCCGGAATTCTGTTCCAGCAGGCGAACATTGAACAGTTGACCGCCGAGCGCATCAATCAGGTGCTGAGCACCAACGTTACCGGTTACTTCCTGTGTTGCCGCGAGGCGGTGAAGCGCATGGCACTGCGCCATGGCGGGCAAGGCGGCGCCATCGTCAACGTTTCTTCCGCCGCTTCGCGTTTAGGCGCTGCGGGGGAATACGTCGATTACGCCGCTTCGAAAGGTGCCGTTGATACCCTGACCATCGGGTTGTCGCGGGAGGTGGCGGCGCAGGGCATTCGCGTCAACGGCGTGCGGCCCGGATTCATCTATACCGAGATGCATGCCAGCGGCGGCGAGCCCGGCCGGGTAGATCGCGTGAAGGACAGTTTGCCGATGCAACGCGGCGGGCAGCCGCAGGAAGTGGCGGAGGCGATCGCTTGGCTGCTGTCTGACGCCGCGTCTTACGTGACCGGCACCTTTATCGAGGCCGCAGGCGGGCGTTGA
- a CDS encoding response regulator — MNILLVEDDLQLGKALCRALELTGFNLCWVRLLADAENKLSPGGFDLMLLDLTLPDGDGLQKLIAWRAAGQNIPIIILTARDRIESLVNSLDSGADDFLAKPFALPELISRVKAVNRRMAGFASQTWSLGTLYLDPVNHQVTLDNELLMLSKKEYHLLHELMRCAGTVVRKAVLEQRLFGHGDSVESNSLEVHMHNLRRKIGKERIITVRGIGYLLKKE; from the coding sequence GTGAACATACTGTTGGTGGAAGACGACCTGCAATTAGGCAAGGCGCTGTGCCGCGCATTGGAGCTCACCGGCTTTAATTTGTGCTGGGTGCGCCTGCTCGCCGATGCGGAAAATAAACTTTCACCCGGCGGGTTCGACCTGATGCTGTTGGATCTCACGCTGCCGGACGGCGACGGTTTGCAAAAACTGATCGCCTGGCGCGCCGCCGGGCAAAATATCCCCATCATCATCCTGACCGCCCGCGACCGTATCGAAAGCCTGGTGAACAGCCTGGACTCCGGCGCGGACGACTTTCTGGCCAAACCCTTTGCGCTGCCCGAACTCATCTCGCGCGTCAAGGCGGTCAACCGGCGCATGGCCGGCTTTGCATCGCAAACCTGGAGCCTCGGCACGCTGTATCTCGATCCGGTCAACCATCAGGTGACGCTGGATAACGAACTGCTGATGCTGTCGAAAAAAGAGTATCACCTGCTGCACGAACTGATGCGCTGTGCCGGCACCGTGGTGCGCAAAGCGGTGTTGGAACAGCGGCTGTTCGGCCACGGCGATAGCGTGGAAAGCAACTCGCTGGAAGTGCACATGCATAATTTACGGCGCAAGATCGGTAAAGAAAGAATTATTACCGTACGCGGCATTGGCTATTTGCTGAAGAAAGAGTAG